Within the Pan troglodytes isolate AG18354 chromosome 2, NHGRI_mPanTro3-v2.0_pri, whole genome shotgun sequence genome, the region GAGGGGACTGATTATGCTagttcaggtctctcttcctcttcttatgaagCCACTAGCCCCACTCCCATGAGAGCCCACTAATCCATGAACCTATTTACCCATTaatgcatgaatgaattaatcaattcatgagggcagagccctcatgacctaataacCTCTTAAaggccacattggggattaaatttcaacatgattttGGAGGgtacaaatattcaaaccatagcatttcatccttggcctccccaaactCACGTCTTTCTCACGTACAACCCTGTAACTCCAAAAGTCTTAACaaccagcatcaactcaaaagtccaaagtccagagtctcatctatgagcctataaaatcaaaacaagttatttactttcaAGATACATTGGTGGTACAGGAAAAAGACAGATTCCCATTCTAAAAGTGAGAAATAGGCAAAAAGAAAGGAGTAACAGGCCCTAAGGAAGTCTGAAACCCAGGAGGgtagacattatttttttttttttgaggcggagtctcactgtattgcccaggctggaatgcagtggtgtgatctcaactcactgcaacatccgcttctagggttcaagtgattctgccgctgctgcctcagcctccggagtagctaggactacaggcatgcaccagcaacacccagctaatttttgtatttttagtagagatagggtttcaccatgttgggcaggctggtctctaactcctgacctcaagtgatcctcctacctcgacctcctaaagtgctgggattacaggcatgagacactgcacctggccaaatcttAAAGCTGGAGAATAATCCCTTTTGCCTCCATGTGCTTCCTCCTGGACACACTGGGGCAGGGATTGGGCCGTCAAAGCCTCAGGCAAGCCCACCCCTATGGCATTGCTGGGTGCAGCCCACATGGCTACTCCTACAGGATGGAGTCTGGTGCCTGCAGCTTTCCCCAGCAGGTGCTGCATACTGCCTGTGATTCTGTAGCTCTTGGTGATGGTTCTGTTCCCATGGCTCCACTATGCATGGCCCTAGTGAGGACTCTCAGTAGTGGCCTTGCTTCCACAGCTCCACGATGCATTGCCCTGGTTGGGACTTTCTGCAGTAGCTCCAGCTCCACATCTCTGCTCAGTGTTGCTCTACTGGGGGCACTCTCTTTGGGGGCGGCTCCACCCCTGCAACAAGTCTCTGCCTGGGCAGCCATCTTTTGAAATTTTGGTGGAGGCTGGCAAacatccacatttttttttttcctgcaagccTGCAGAATTAGCAGGTGGACATCAccaaaatttactatttttactCTGGAGCTTCAAATACATGTTCAACATTGCTTAGAAGCAGCATGAGGAAACAGGCCTCGTCTTTCTTCTTTGAGCCTCTCTTCTCTTGACTCCAAACTCGCCACTCTTAGCAAAATAGATCTTGCAGTTAACAGAACCCACTGTTCTTAGGAAGCAGTTTCCCTAAGGATGGTAAGCACATCTCAGGTGCCACCATGTCTTGGTCTTTGTCTTTCATAACAAGATGTGCTTCCTGGCTGATAGCTTTTATGTTTACATTGCTAGAAATATCACCTGCAGTAAAGCCTTCACCAATATGATGTGTTTCAAGATTTAAGAACTTTTAAACGTTTTTCATATTCCTTGtttacatttttcatctttttttttttttagacagtcttaccctgtcatccaggctggagtgcagtggtgtgatcttggctcactgcaacccctgcctcctgggttcaagtgattctcttgcctcagcctcttgaatagctggaattacggggaagagccactgtgcccagctgatttttgtattttcagtagagatggactttcaacatgttggctaggctggtctcaaactcctggccccaagctattgccccacctcatcctcccaaagtgctgggattataggtgtgagccactgcacctggcccatttcattttttattatagttcTAATAGAGTAGTCTTCCATGGTTTTTCTTCTGTGGTTTATACCCAAGTTACAGTACAACAAGGTATTTTGAGAGAGTGAGCaaaaccacattcacataacttttattatagtatattgttataattgttctattttattgttgttaGCAAGCgaaaccacattcacataacttttattatagtatattgttataattgttctactgtattattattgttaatctctactgtgcctaatttataaactttACCATAGGTATGtacatataggaaaaaacatactACATATAAAGTTTAGTATTacctgtggtttcaggcatccactggaggtcttggaatgtattccccatggataagggaggactactATAGTCtttatcagtggttctcaaatgtgaGTGAATATCAGAACCACCTGGCTGGCATGTTACAGTGATTACTGGGCCTTACAtacagtttctgattcagcaggcaAGGaccaagattttaatttttaggttTCTAAGGGGTTCTGATGCTGATGGTACAGGGTCTACACATGAGACCTActcatctataaaaagaaaattacagacaacACTCTCATTCATTTTAACTATGTTTACTGTGCACTTAGTAGGCCAGATACTCTTCTGATATTGAGAATACAGTGGTGAATAACACAAACTCCATGCTTTCAAGATTCCCACACCCAGATACTAAGACATATTAAAATTTACAGCAATTAAAACAGTGTAGTTTGGTACAATAACACATATAGCAATGATACAAATTAGGGGAAAAAACCCTGGCTTCTATAACAAGTGAGTATACATTAAAGACAGTATTGCAGAATGGCTTCAGGATTAATTTGATTAATTTAGAGAGAGCCTATTTCAGGTCTTCCTAGCTCATCCACACACATCACCTTTCAGTGTTCTTTATAGGtacttaaaacttaaaaaaaggcccaggcgcggtggctcctgcctgtaatcccagcactttgggaggccgaggcaggtggatcatgaggtcaggagattgagaccatcctggttaacaaagtgaaaccccgtctctactaaaaatacaaaaaaattagccgggcgtggtggcgggcgactgtagtcccagatacttgggaggctgaggcaggagaatggtgtgaacccaggaggcggagcttgcagtaagccgagatcgcgccactgcactccagcctgggcgacagagcgagactctgtctcaaaaaaacaaaacaaacttaaaaaagaTAATGTGGCACCAAATTTGTAAGATACTTTGAAATTCATAATTTCAGATGGATGTGGCTGGTAAGGATCTTAACAAGCCCCCAGTTTGGGCTGACTTTACTAATGAGGAAAATTGTTAGGATTAAGCAGGGTCTTGAGGAATCACCTGTAAAGGCTCAGACTTTAAAGtgcttcccctcccttccctaccccAACATTTGGAGAAATCTCTCACTAGATGGCCTTTCAAATAAATGAGAAACACATGGTTCTAGGACAATTGATTATTTGAGAAAAAAGTATACTCAAATAAATTCCAGATAGAATAAAGGTTAAtgtgaataaacaaaaacaaagagaatatgggtaattctttttttaaaatttatttctattttttattttttttgagacagttcttactctgttgcccaggctggagtgcagtggtgcaatcatagctcactgcagcgttgaactcctgggcccaagccatcctcctgcttagcctcctgagcagctgggactacaggtatgtgtcgctacacctggctattttttattttttgtagagataggggtattgctttgtcgcccaggctgggctcagattcctggcttcaagcaattctcccaccttggcttcccaaagtgttgggattacaagcatgagccattgtgtctgGCCTGGGTGATTCTTTATCTGACATAGAGGTTGggaaacagaacaacaacaaaaaattgataaattacatAACTTACAAATTAGTAAGAAAGATATGACCATACTAATGGAAAAAAGTTAATTCAAAAACTTTTGACCTTAAACTAACTTTTTGGATATTAGGCTTCCTGAAGTTCAAGAGTGACATATTAGGCTTATTTGTAATGTTTGAATTATACAGGAAACATTGTCAAGTGTGAGGTGGTGTTTAGCTTCCTTTGGGTTATACTGATAGAGATTTGTTGTTAATATGTGTTCCAGGATTGTATGAGAGTTCTAAAATTCTGATATGTCTTAATATATGTTGTAATGattatgttaaattgttgtaAGCCACAGAAATAGCCACATTTGTCAACTGTGTCTTTATGGCTGTCTTAAGACTTTTGTCATCCATAATTGATGTTTTGCTTtgatccttctcaaaaaaaaaaaaagtgacttataATCAGCTACAGTCCAAGGCTTACTTCTTTGGAGTTCATGAAAAGAactcttgaatgcaggtttctggtAACTTTGGAGAGTGTGCCATTGGATTAGACAGAAAACTTCCAAGGCACTAATTGAAAGGCTGATGTGTTCATAAAGATGAATATGAAGTAGAGCAGGAGTTGATTACATGGACTGAAATGAACTAATGGAAGACTGAAATAATTTCTATGGCTTTTGTTGTTTGAAATATTgctacttctttttgttttttcagagtctgaataatctttttattttgagctatttatagcCTTGAAATACACTTTAAGTGTATTGAGTATTctaatttctccagaatttgtaaactatttatgaatattcttaattcatgGCATTTGTCTGTATAAAGTTAATAACCACGTTTTCTTTTGTAATAGGGCACAATTGAAACCGGTTACTTTCTCAGGACTTTGACTGAAATGGCCCTGTGAAATGTTCTAGCAAAGCCAATCTAGGAGAGTCTATATGGACAATGATTCTTGTTGCACTTTGTGTGGGTAATCAGGCCCAGTATACGGGACTGAAGTTTATTTTGAAGTTAGGTCGGTTCTGCTGTGATTTGTCTTTGGTGGAAGTGGTAGACTGGAGACAGAAATATTGTATGTCCCTAAATTAATATAGCTCCCAACAACCAATCCCTCATTATACCTTTAACTACAACCACCAGACACAACGGCTAGGAATAACAGCAGGGGTAGGAATGGGAGTTAGCGGGATTGCAACTTCCCTATCCTATTACCAACGCTTGTCCAAGGATTTTATGGAAAGCCTGGATAACATTGCTGAAAGTATTGTCACCTTACAAATTCAGATAGGCTCCTTGGCAGTGGTCGCTTTGCAAAATCGAAGGGGACTAGATCTCCTAACTGCTGAAACAGGTGGCTTATGTATTTTCCTAGAAGAAGAATGCTGTTTTGATGTCAACCAATCAGGATTAGTAAGGGACACCACCTGAAAACTAGCTGACTGGGCCTCTAAAATATGACAACAGCTGGGGCACCTAAAGGGCACTAAGTTGGGTTTCATGGCTCCCTCCCTTGGCCAGCCCATTATTAATGATTATATTTGCCTTGGTTTTTGGACCATATTTGTTAAATCTTTTAACCAAATCCATTTCCTTTTGCCTAGAGACCACCAAGTTAGATGATCATGTGACAAGATTTCTAGCCAGTTTCAGGTGAAGACACCATCGGCCATCAAGAAGCTACCCTGTCTCCCCTAGACAAAGCAGGGTGAGAGTTACGTGATCTCCAATAGGTAGGGACTGTGTCCCAAGTTAGCATGAAGCAGTTACAGAAGAAAGACCCTCAGTCTCTCAGCCTCCCATAAAGATTTACGAGGATCACGTCTCTCAGGGggaaaatgaggcaggagaatagggtctggggacagggaacctaaggctgatTCACATtgacttcctagaactgaatcaaaaggaaaaccccacctctccatacctaagtaacaaaaggatcagaggctactccctttgcaatcCCCTTGCCTTTTCTGCATTGcagatgaaaaatgaaagtgcctctgattggtcccctcctgcaaccaatcagactggtcaTAGGCCAAGTCCTCATTTACACAGgagtataactttgtaacttcacttcagcctctgactgGTCACTTTCTGCACCAATCAGACAGGTCACgggccactacttcatttacaCAGGGTGTACGCCAAGTAACCAATGGCAAACCTCTAGAGGATATTCATTGCTTTGTGCGTTTTGTTCAATTATTTGtccaaaatgccaagaacctggacaccctccaccagtAACAGTTTGACCAGTTATTTATTGTATTACTTAGGACTGCATTTGGCTGCATATAAGAGAAACCTGACCGAGGCCTAATTAAGCACAGTGTTTATTCTTCTCACTACCAAGAAGTCAGAGGTCAGCAATCCAAGCTGGTGTAGCAGCTCCTCCAGGCATGTCAGCAAGGAGCCAAGCTCTGAGTCTTTTTACTAACATGACCCAAAGCACATGGCTGCCTTCCTTATGCCTAAAAGTGGCTCTGGTACTCAGGTTTTATCTCTGCACTCCAAGTAGGATGAAAAGATAAGAGCAAAGGCTCATGCTTGCCAAGTCTGTCCTTTTGTAACAAAAAACCCAGCAGCTTTATCAAGCAGAATTCCACCTGTATTTCTTAACTTGCCAGAGCTGAGTCTCATGGCCACCCTTAGCAGGAGTTGGGGAGGTATTTTTAACAAGGCACATTATCATCTCCCCCACCCAAAGTGGAGCTATTGCTAATGAAAAAGATACAATGAGATGTTTATGAAATTATCTGTAGCTATTAATGTCAGGTTTTTGAAATTTACTGACCTGGAAGAACACTCATAATGCAATGTCAAGTGAGAAGCAGGACAAAGAACATTTGCAATACAgctgtatttataaaattttgtttacacacacaaaaaatgtattttgcttaaaaatataatttacatatatatacaaccACACAAGGgaaataacaaaatgttaataCTAGCTAATTTCTATAGAGTTGGCATTTTAAGTCAGAGGGGTATTGATGAATAGAtgtagtttattaattttttttctctatttcctaaACTTTCTATAAAGAACTTGTAGTATCtttataataggaaaaaatgtgattttaatgaACACTCCATATACTTTCAAAGTAGactaaattcaaaatatttacacttaCTCATTTTCATCTTCGTTGTCAAAAGAAAGGAGGctactatttttaatttgtttttgtgagTTCTTTTTGACCGAGTCCTGATTTACTTCATCTTCATTtggcttcttcttttttgagcTTGCTGTTAAACCTGAATATTTTTCATCTGAGGGATGCTTGACTGGTTTTCGATATATGATTCTTCCATCAGCTGGAGTTGGTTCTTCATCTGagcaaaaacagaatttttaagaACTTTCTTCTCCTCATTATTTTGCCTTTACCTTAGAAgcaaataataagaaaatctCATATTGTATTTAAGGATATCCCTGAATCTGATTCAGTCTGGTCTTCTCCATTGTTTCTAGCTATATTGCCCTCAAGGCATGCAGTTACTTAATAAAAACTCACATGCTAAAGTATTCTATAATATTGTCAGTTCCCAATTACAAtcagtttgtatttttaagtattttgaaaAGTGATTGTTTGGAACTACAGCATTTTCCCCTAAAGCAATGTAGTAAATGttcagaaataatgaaaaatatactaCATATCATACCAAACTTCAGGCAGTAATGAAATACACCTTTTTTGACTGGTTTATAAGTCTaaccatctattaaaaaaaaaaaataggatgctTTTACTTAAATTCACACTTAATCCTGGTAACAACCCAATAGGtacaattatttccattttactgatgaggaaatcgAGGCTGAGAGGTgtaataacttgctcaaggttacacaTCTGGTAAGTGTCAAAGCTAAGGCTTGAACCTGGAACTGCCACCTTGAAACACACCACactactaaataaaataaacaatttcatACCCTGGGCTCCTTAAATTGTTAGAAAAACCAGATTACTTTTAGACCTACCTGCTTTGGCAgcctttatttctgctttaattttcatgACTTCTTCAACTGACAGGTCTCccttttttaaaaccaccacTTGAGGCTGTTCATCTTCTTTGTCACTGTGATCCCCATCTTCATCTGGGGGCTGAGGCTGAATTCTCTAGGGAAAAACACAAATACAATGTGTAGATCACTGATCTTGAGACAAACAGAACCACTGCCTCTAAGAGAAACTGTAATTATTTATGAGAAGGGTATCTTTATTGAGTAAATAAGGGCAATGAATTTTAAGGTAACTCCAAAGAGACTTAGCTTGCCACACAAGGGAACAGGTTTAACTGCCATTCACCCTGGAGTGCCTGTCCAGTGGGATTCATTTCCATCTCAGCAGGACCCAGCTTGTAGTTACTAGTGTGAGGGACCCTCTGCTTTGGGTACTACTGTCACTCCTAGCCTACTCAGGGCAGCACTGTGCCATGTCAGTTGTTTGCTCCTCATCAGCACTTTTTGCCTGTCTCTTCTCTGAGTTAGACAAGAAATAAACACCATCAAAGTACAGAAAGCAGC harbors:
- the KIAA1143 gene encoding uncharacterized protein KIAA1143 homolog is translated as MSKRNQVSYVRPAEPAFLARFKERVGYREGPTVETKRIQPQPPDEDGDHSDKEDEQPQVVVLKKGDLSVEEVMKIKAEIKAAKADEEPTPADGRIIYRKPVKHPSDEKYSGLTASSKKKKPNEDEVNQDSVKKNSQKQIKNSSLLSFDNEDENE